Genomic DNA from Hymenobacter jejuensis:
CTGGTTAGCCCCTTGGGCCCGCGAAGTTTCGGTGTTGAACGTGAGCAGCGACGTGATGCCCGTTACCGTCAGGGAGTGGTCGCCGAAGGTTTTGGTGTAGTTCAGAATGTTTTCCCAGCTCCAGTTGGTGTCATACTGCGTGCCGTACGACGACAGCGGCACCGAGCCGGCGCGGTCTACAGTATTGGAACCCAGATAAATACCCGTGCGGGAGTTCGACAGCGTCAGGCCCAGGTTCGACCGCAGGCTCAAGCCCGGCACAATCTGATAATCAACATAAGCGGTTGTGAATGTGCGCGTCGTGCGGGCGTTGTTTTGGTAGTTGCCGGCTACTTCGTCCGAAAGCGGGTTGATGTCTTTGCCGTTGTTCGGGAATACCACCACGTTGCCGTTTTCATCGTAGGGTGCGCCCAACGGATCAATTTTATTGGCAATGTTTAGTGGGTCGCGACGGGCATTTTGGTTGAAATACGTTAGCTGGTTCTGCAAGCCAATCTTTACTTTGTCGTTGATGGCCTGGTCGATGTTGAAGCGCAAGGAATACCGGTTTAGGTTGTCCATGCGCAGAATGCCTTGCTCGTTATAGAAGTCGAAGGAAGTGTAGAACTTGGTCTTCTCCGACCCACCCGAAACCCCCACTTGGTGTTCCTGCTGCGTGCCTTTTTTCAGGAATAAGCTTGGCCAGTCGTAGCCTGTGCCACCCGCGGCAATCGTTGCGGCGTCGGCTGGCGTGAAGATTTTGGCGTCGTCGGCGGGGCTGCTCCACAAACCAGTGGTGCGGTTGGCTTCCCGCTTCTGGGCGATGTAGCCTGTTCCATCGTTGACGTGCGGATAATAAATAGCTTCCGTTTGGCCAATGTAGGAGTTTACAGAAACGCGCGTCTTACCAGCGGCGCCGCGCTTGGTGGTCACGATAATGACGCCGTTGGCTCCGCGTGAACCGTAAATAGCCGTGGAAGCTGCGTCTTTCAGCACCTCCATCGACTGAATATCATTGGGGTTAATGTCTTGTATAGAAGTGTATTGTACGCCATCTACCACGAATAACGGACCGTTGTTGGCCGTCAGGGAGCGGTTGCCGCGCACGGTTACGTTCACTCCTGCACCGGTGGCACCGCTGCTGCGCGTAATATCTACGCCCGGCAATCGGCCCTGCAATGATTCCATTACGTTGGCGGAAGGCGTTTTCTTAATGTCCTCAGGGTTTACCGAAACAATAGAGCCGGTTACATCACTCTTCTTCACCTCACCGTAGCCGATCACAACTACTTCATCCAAAGCTTTCTGGTCGGTTTTCAGCTTCACGCTCAGAGTAGTTTTATCGCCTACACTGATCGTTTCAGTGATGTAGCCCACGTAGCTGAGCACCAGAGTAGCATTGTCGGGCACGCTGAGTGAGAAGTTGCCGGTGCCATCGGTGCCCGTGCCAATCGTGGTGTTTTTTACCACAACCGTTACGCCCGGCAAGCCGTCGCCCGTGGCTGCATCCAACACCCGCCCGGTAATCGGGTGAGTTTGTTGGGCCATCGCTTGTGTACCCATCCATAAAGACAGGAGCACCATCAGTAAAGACTTCCTCATGTTGTCAAAATTTAACTTGTTTAAGAAATCAGCACACTTGGTAGGCCACGCGTCCCACTTAAGGTTAGGGCAATAATTCGGTTTTCGAAGGCGAAGCGCCTTCAATATTTATGCAATCGTTATCGGGAACGTTGCCACAAGCGTGATTCGGGCTATCCTTGTGGCTTTATGCAGCTGCTTCAAAAGCGGTTTTAGCACTTAAAGCCGCTTTGGTCTTAATTCCAGCTCTTGCTGAGAGTTAGATTATATCGATACCACTCAATCGTTTTTACAGCTCATTTCTAGAGTAGCCAAGCAATTTCGCTCTGATTCAGAGCTGTGAATGATTAATACATAACCTATTGACTAACTGTCGCTTACGCTAAATTTCTTTTTCTAGTTCTTTTAAAGCCAATAAGCACAATGCAACGGAGCCAGATACGCGGATTTGTCCACTTATGATCATTCCTTCAACATCTGCTACTGGCACCTTCACCACTTCGATATTTTCGGTACGATCTAGGTTTTGCGCGCTCACTTGGTGGGCGTTTCGGGCCAAGAAAAAGTAAATCTTATTGGTGTCTTTGGTGGGGTTATCAGCCACTTGAAGTAGAAACTGCATGTTATCAGACGCATACCCTGTTTCTTCTAACAGCTCACGCTTGGCCGCTTCTATAGGCTCGGTTTCTCCCTCATCTATCACTCCCCCAGGCAGTTCTATCAAGATATCCTGCACACCATGTTTATACTGACGTACAAATATGACGTGGTTGTCGTCCGTCAAAGGAAAAGTGAGGGCCACATTACGCCGCACACTTACAAAATAATCGTCTAGTTCAAGCCCGTTCGGTAGCCTTACATAATCGCGACGCAACTGATACCATTTATGGTCAAATACAATATCGGATTTTAGCGTCTCCCAAGGCTGGATTTCGTTTTTCATATCAACAGCAGAACATCTGAAACCGCAAATTAGGCTTAGTATTGACAAGCTTACGTATCTTATTAAGCACCAATCATCTACATCCAGACCCGCACCCTTCTTACCCTCTGCGACTCTTGACCAACCTTGCTCCCTGTTTTAATACTTCAAATCGTTTATTGGTTATTAGGCTATAGGTAAGCATATGCATTATCCCTCGCTATTACCTGTTCGACTCTAAGTCCGTATATTATATAGTATGCCCAGATCCCCCAACTGAGCTTACAACTTACAGCCCCTTTTGTCCACAACCACCCAACTTCCCACCCATGCCAGTCTTCCACGAAATCTTGCCCGAAACCTATTTGCTAATTCCTACCGATTCGGATTCGGATAATGGCAATGAGTTATTGCAGGCTCTACGCCACGCTCGGCGCAGTGGTAAAACAAGCATCACTCTCGACTGCCGGTATTTAGCCGCCATCTCTCCTACTGTCATTTCAGAGATAACCCGTTTACAAAGCAAATGGCGTAAGCATCATATTAGCTTATTGATAGCCCAAACCACTGATAAGGTACGTCAAGCTTTCTCATAAGGCACTGCATATAACTAGCTTCTTTTAATCTCTCTGATCCATTTATATCGAAATACGGTTGCTATTCTAACAGAACTTAATATCCTTGGCTTATTGGGAAAGCGGAATAATTAAGATCCGAGCTTACCTAGGATCCTACCCTTCATTCTATCAATGCCTGTTATAGAATGATTGTATCCCCGATTAAAAATAAACTGTCTGTCTATCAAGCACTCTCGCATTAATAACACATTACCCCTTGCTTAAAAGGGAGCGAGTCGTGCATCTTTGCAGCCCCAACCGGGAAGCGGGCGGGGCTCTTTTGGGCAGATGCGGCCCGGGTTTGTGGGGCGCCAGCCGCCGGAAAAATATTTTTCGCGGGGGGCTTGCAAACGGCGGCCAGGCGGTGTTACCTTTGCAGCCCGCTTCGGAAGGAAGGGGGGTCGGGCCCACTGGGGCCGGCGAAACGAAGTAAATTTTTTTTCACTCCTTGCTTGGTTGGCAGCAAAAAGGTTGTACCTTTGTCCCCCCAAGCGAAAGGCGGCGGGAAAAACAGAGTACAGCAGACGCGGCGCAGGCCGCGGCCAGGTCGGCCCAACGGGGCGGGCACACGTTCTTTGAATGTTTGGAAAAGACAAAAGGATAGGGCCGGGCGGCTTTCGGGCCGCCCGGCATCCAGCGTAACAAAATCGATCACGCTCGGTAATACGGGTCGGATCAGCACTCGACATGGTCTTTGCTTCGGCAAAGGCAGCAAGTAATTTATACAATGGAGAGTTTGATCCTGGCTCAGGATGAACGCTAGCGGCAGGCCTAATACATGCAAGTCGAACGGGCGGTAGCAATACCGCTAGTGGCGCACGGGTGCGTAACGCGTAACCAACCTGCCCTTGACTGGGGGATAGCCCGCCGAAAGGCGGATTAATACCGCATAAACCAGCAGCCCGGCATCGGGCAACTGGTAAAGATTCATCGGTCAAGGATGGGGTTGCGTAGCATTAGCTAGTTGGCGGGGTAACGGCCCACCAAGGCGACGATGCTTAGGGGACCTGAGAGGGCGATCCCCCACACTGGCACTGAGATACGGGCCAGACTCCTACGGGAGGCAGCAGTAGGGAATATTGGGCAATGGCCGAGAGGCTGACCCAGCCATGCCGCGTGCCGGATGAAGGCCTTCTGGGTTGTAAACGGCTTTTCTCAGGGAAGAAAAAGACCTTGCGAGGTACACTGACGGTACCTGAGGAATAAGCACCGGCTAACTCCGTGCCAGCAGCCGCGGTAATACGGAGGGTGCAAGCGTTGTCCGGATTTATTGGGTTTAAAGGGTGCGTAGGTGGCCTTGTAAGTCCGTGGTGAAAGCCTGCTGCTCAACAGCAGAACTGCCATGGATACTGCAGGGCTTGAGTCCAGACGAGGTTGGCGGAATAGAAGGTGTAGCGGTGAAATGCATAGATACCTTCTAGAACCCCGATTGCGTAGGCAGCTGACTAGGCTGGTACTGACACTGAGGCACGAAAGCGTGGGGAGCGAACAGGATTAGATACCCTGGTAGTCCACGCCGTAAACGATGGATACTCGTTGCAGGCGATACACGGTCTGTGACTTAGCGAAAGCGTTAAGTATCCCACCTGGGGAGTACGCCCGCAAGGGTGAAACTCAAAGGAATTGACGGGGGCCCGCACAAGCGGTGGAGCATGTGGTTTAATTCGATGATACGCGAGGAACCTTACCTAGGCTAGAATGCGCGTGACCGCGTGGGAGACCACGCTTTCCTTCGGGACACAAAGCAAGGTGCTGCATGGCCGTCGTCAGCTCGTGCCGTGAGGTGTTGGGTTAAGTCCCGCAACGAGCGCAACCCCTACTGTTAGTTGCCAGCATGTTATGATGGGGACTCTAACAGGACTGCCTGCGCAAGCAGTGAGGAAGGCGGGGACGACGTCAGGTCATCATGGCCCTTACGCCTAGGGCTACACACGTGCTACAATGGACGGTACAGAGGGTCGCTACTGCGCGAGCAGACGCCAATCTCAAAAAACCGTTCTCAGTTCGGATCGAAGTCTGCAACTCGACTTCGTGAAGCTGGAATCGCTAGTAATCGCGTATCAGCAATGACGCGGTGAATACGTTCCCGGGCCTTGTACACACCGCCCGTCAAGCCATGGAAGTCTGGTAGACCTGAAGCTGGTGCTCGTCACAGAAGCCAGTTAGGGTAGAACAGGTAACTGGGGCTAAGTCGTAACAAGGTAGCCGTACCGGAAGGTGCGGCTGGATCACCTCCTTTCTGGAGCGGTCCGACTCGTGAGCGCGATCATAGTTGTTACCCGGTATAGATCCGGTTGTCTTTTCCTGCATTCAAGTTTTTGTGGGGAGGTTCCTGTACGGGCGCCTCCTCTGCGCTGCTCCCAACGGGGGCACACGTTCTTTGACGTAGTGTAACGAGTAAGAAGAAAAGGCCGGGCCCAACAGCCCGGCCCCAAGCGCTCTGTGCGTTCAGCGCACAGAGGCCAAGAAGTAAGCAAGGGCACACGGGGGATGCCTAGGCTCTCAGAGGCGACGAAGGACGTGATAAGCTGCGATAAGCACTGGGGAGGAGCACATATCCGCTGATCCGGTGATTTCCGAATGGGGCAACCCCCCTGCTTGAAGAGCAGGGACTGTGCCTTGTATGAGGCACGGGGCAAACCCGGGGACTGAAACATCTAAGTACCCGGAGGAACAGAAAATAACTAATGATTCCCCAAGTAGTGGCGAGCGAACGGGGACAAGCCCAAACCAAGCCGGTTACGGCCGGCCTGGGGTTGTAGGACCGCAACATCTGATTACCCAATCTTAGCCGAACGACGTGGGAAAGTCGATCACAGAGGGTGAGAATCCCGTAAGCGAACGGATTGGGTACGGTAGCGGATTCCTGAGTAGGGCGGGACCGGAGAAATCCCGTTTGAATCCGGCGGCACCATCCGCCAAGGCTACATACTCCTGAGAGACCGATAGTGAACCAGTACCGTGAGGGAAAGGTGAAAAGAACCGCGAATAGCGGAGTGAAAAGAACCTGAAACCGTGTGCTTACAAGCGGTCGGAGCCCTTTTGTGGGGTGACGGCGTGCCTTTTGCATAATGAGCCTACGAGTTACTCTTCTCCGGCAAGGTTAAGTGCTTGGAAGCACGGAGCCGCAGCGAAAGCGAGTCTGAACAGGGCGCGAAGTCGGGGGAGGTAGACGCGAAACTTTGTGATCTACCCATGGGCAGGGTGAAGGTTGGGTAAAACCAACTGGAGGCCCGAACCAGTTTCCGTTGAAAAGGATTTGGATGACCTGTGGGTAGGGGTGAAAGGCCAATCAAACTGAGAAATAGCTCGTACTCCCCGAAATGTATTTAGGTACAGCGTCGGCGTGGAGTCAGCGGGAGGTAGAGCTACCGATAGGACTAGGGGTGTCACAGCCTACCGAATCCTGACGAACTCCGAATGCCCGTTGATATAGCCGGCAGTGAGGCTTGGGGTGCTAAGGTCCCAGGCCGAGAGGGAAAGAACCCAGACCATCCGCTAAGGTCCCTAAATTCGGACTAAGTTGAACAAAGGAGGTCCAGTTGCTTTGACAGCCAGGATGTTGGCTTGGAAGCAGCCATTCATTTAAAGAGTGCGTAACAGCTCACTGGTCGAGCGACAGGGCATCGATAATACGCGGGCATCAAGTCCGGTACCGAAGCGATGGATTTCTACTTTGGTAGAAGTGGTAGGGGAGCATTCTGGTCAGCGGTGAAGTCGTCCTGTCAGGGACGGTGGAGCGGCCAGAAAAGCAAATGTAGGCATGAGTAACGATAAGGCCGGTGAGAAACCGGCCCGCCGATAGACTAAGGTTTCCTGCTCAACGCTAATCGGAGCAGGGTTAGTCGGGACCTAAGGCTACGCCGAGAGGCTACGTCGATGGACAGCGGGTTGATATTCCCGCACTTATCCAGTGGAGTGATGCAGTGACGCAGAAGTGAAAGCACCGCGGGCGGACGGAAGTGCCCGTTGAAGCGCGTAGGTATAGGGACGGTAGGTAAATCCGCCGACTTTGCTGAAACGTGATAGTACCCGGCGGCCTCGGCCAACGGGATAGCGTGCCTAATCAGACTGCCAAGAAAACCTGCTAAGCGTTTACCGCTGGATAACCCGTACCGCAAACCGACACAGGTAGTCAAGGAGAGCATCCTGAGGCGCTCGAGTGAATCACGGCCAAGGAACTCGGCAAAATGGTCCTGTAACTTCGGGAGAAGGGACGCTTCCTCTGCGCAAGCAGAGAAGCCGCAGTGAAAAGGCCCAGGCGACTGTTTAACAAAAACACATGACTTTGCGAACGCGCAAGCGGAAGTATAAGG
This window encodes:
- a CDS encoding NUDIX hydrolase; protein product: MKNEIQPWETLKSDIVFDHKWYQLRRDYVRLPNGLELDDYFVSVRRNVALTFPLTDDNHVIFVRQYKHGVQDILIELPGGVIDEGETEPIEAAKRELLEETGYASDNMQFLLQVADNPTKDTNKIYFFLARNAHQVSAQNLDRTENIEVVKVPVADVEGMIISGQIRVSGSVALCLLALKELEKEI
- a CDS encoding SusC/RagA family TonB-linked outer membrane protein, with product MRKSLLMVLLSLWMGTQAMAQQTHPITGRVLDAATGDGLPGVTVVVKNTTIGTGTDGTGNFSLSVPDNATLVLSYVGYITETISVGDKTTLSVKLKTDQKALDEVVVIGYGEVKKSDVTGSIVSVNPEDIKKTPSANVMESLQGRLPGVDITRSSGATGAGVNVTVRGNRSLTANNGPLFVVDGVQYTSIQDINPNDIQSMEVLKDAASTAIYGSRGANGVIIVTTKRGAAGKTRVSVNSYIGQTEAIYYPHVNDGTGYIAQKREANRTTGLWSSPADDAKIFTPADAATIAAGGTGYDWPSLFLKKGTQQEHQVGVSGGSEKTKFYTSFDFYNEQGILRMDNLNRYSLRFNIDQAINDKVKIGLQNQLTYFNQNARRDPLNIANKIDPLGAPYDENGNVVVFPNNGKDINPLSDEVAGNYQNNARTTRTFTTAYVDYQIVPGLSLRSNLGLTLSNSRTGIYLGSNTVDRAGSVPLSSYGTQYDTNWSWENILNYTKTFGDHSLTVTGITSLLTFNTETSRAQGANQLLASQLYYALGNASQQLGINSAYQNSKLISFAGRVQYNYKSRYLVTLTGREDGSSKLAAGNKWAFFPSAAVAWRIIEEDFMKDISVLSDLKLRTSYGIAGNYDIPPYSSQSVLTRIPFGYGETSAPGYAFSSRIGNNALGWELSGTANIGLDFAFLQNRLSGSVDVYQTNAGIKNWITGEEGGLLLNRFLPMTSGVGYITQNIGKTQNRGIELGLNARVIDKQDFKWNVQASWFKNQEKIVSLATEANDIANGWFIGSPTRVFYDYEKIGIWQTAEADLAKTFSQKPGQIKVKDQDGDGKITPADRKILGSALPKWNASFSNDFSYKGFDLSLQWFARYGQMLNYEYNQIFDPQGIENSSKQDYWTPENPTNSYPRPDASVSKSSMQYFSTLSYRDGSYLKLRAVTLGYNIPAAFLQKFSMSSVRVYVQGKNLATFSHIKDYDPERAAAAVAGPPSTGLTNASAAPSNTAALSNPIPRVLTAGININF